TATGGTAACCAGACAACTTCTTGCTCTCTGTGAGATACAGAAATAGGTCCATGAAGAACCTGGTATATAAGAGATGGGAAAAGGTTTCCTAGTAAGTGGATGGAACAAAGAACCTCCCAGTACATGAGCCAAGTGTTTCCATCGCCACCTAGTGTATTGGTACAAAACCTTCCAGCAAAGCCACAGATAATTCCCAACAAGATGAGATTGAATGTTATAGGCATACTTGAACCAGTAGTTGCAGAACGCTGAAGTGCTAACCTAGAAATTGCCAGGATCATCAATATGCCAAAGCACAATCGTGTTACGGCAATTACATGACATCTGATAAAAAGGAACCCAGAACTGAAGTTTGACACTGAATTTGGCATCCACCATGACTTAGGTCCCTAAAATAGAGAAAGAGGGGTAAAGAATCAGTGGATCACTAAAGAGATATGGTAAGTGTAAACTACTAGTCATTGATAACAGAGGTAACCGAACTGATGAACATACCTTTGATGTGGCAGAACAAGCTGATGTAATGTCTGTTATCCTTTGGTATGAATAAACATAAGTTCCATATCCAAAGCATACTGACATAACTATCACTGCACTCACAAGAAAATCGATAAGTGTCCTAAGAATTTGTGCATCTCTTGTCTCCTGCATCTGAGTCTTGAATTTCTCTCCTTGGAAGGAAGCTTTCTGAAATCCGAAAGATAACTTAATCTTCTCTAACATGTGTGAATAGGAGCTAAGAGCTAACTTTGACTGTTTGAGTTGCAAGTTTCTAATGGTAAGCCCTATCTCAATTTTCTTGAGTTCATTCGAGTGAGCTTGCTCGTTTGCAGATTTCTCAATGGCATTAATAAGCCGTTTATGAGATTCAGGAGAGGATCTGCTACGCCGAAGATGAGTTAACTGCTGATTGTCACTGGCAAAGAGAACAAGTTGACTTTGCACTGTGTTTACAAGGTCCTGCTCTATCTCGTTTGTCAGGTTTTGTGAGTCAGATGAGCTCAAACTGTCCACAGCCACAGAATCGTCATGTTTATAGGAACATTCAGGAATATGACTTTTCTCATTGACAGGTATTTCATTCACAAGATGAAGCGTCCTAAATGTGCTGCTGAAAGATTTTTCGAAATTTCTCATGAAACTGTTGGAACTGTCACCATATATCTACAGAAATGAT
This is a stretch of genomic DNA from Oryza brachyantha chromosome 1, ObraRS2, whole genome shotgun sequence. It encodes these proteins:
- the LOC102709052 gene encoding protein CPR-5-like, with translation MDAAAAASSSSSSSTSAAAVAVAPAGASSSGSPAASSSRNPHRQRKGFRLRMLRRRRGREPPEPERAAGDRGGAVQEDLALPLGMSFAAVLAQVINTKNISGQTLHPDFLSKICTSAVKESLTNIYGDSSNSFMRNFEKSFSSTFRTLHLVNEIPVNEKSHIPECSYKHDDSVAVDSLSSSDSQNLTNEIEQDLVNTVQSQLVLFASDNQQLTHLRRSRSSPESHKRLINAIEKSANEQAHSNELKKIEIGLTIRNLQLKQSKLALSSYSHMLEKIKLSFGFQKASFQGEKFKTQMQETRDAQILRTLIDFLVSAVIVMSVCFGYGTYVYSYQRITDITSACSATSKGPKSWWMPNSVSNFSSGFLFIRCHVIAVTRLCFGILMILAISRLALQRSATTGSSMPITFNLILLGIICGFAGRFCTNTLGGDGNTWLMYWEVLCSIHLLGNLFPSLIYQVLHGPISVSHREQEVVWLPYWVRRCLFYGAVGLIIPALTGLLPFASLSDWKDHFVEEIKSFVIGDEIEA